In Rattus rattus isolate New Zealand chromosome 3, Rrattus_CSIRO_v1, whole genome shotgun sequence, one genomic interval encodes:
- the Crtc2 gene encoding CREB-regulated transcription coactivator 2 isoform X2, whose product MATSGANGPGSATASASNPRKFSEKIALQKQRQAEETAAFEEVMMDIGSTRLQAQKLRLAYTRSSHYGGSLPNVNQIGCGLAEFQSPLHSPLDSSRSTRHHGLVERVQRDPRRMVSPLRRYPRHIDSSPYSPAYLSPPPESGWRRMMPWGNLPAEKGQLFRLPSALNRTSSDSALHTSVMNPNPQDTYPGPTPPSVLPSRRGGFLDGEMDAKVPAIEENLVDDKHLLKPWDAKKLSSSSSRPRSCEVPGINIFPSPDQPANVPVLPPAMNTGGSLPDLTNLHFPPPLPTPLDPEETVYPSLSGGNSTTNLTHTMTHLGISGGLGLGPSYDVPGLHSPLSHPSLQSSLSNPNLQASLSSPQPQLQGSHSHPSLPASSLAHHALPTTSLGHPSLSAPALSSSSSSSSTSSPVLSAPPYPASTPGASPRHRRVPLSPLSLPAGPADARRSQQQLPKQFSPTMSPTLSSITQGVPLDTSKLPTDQRLPPYPYSPPSLVIPSHPPTPKSLQQLPSQACLVQPSGGQPPGRQPHYGTLYPPGSSGHGQQPYHRPINDFSLGNLEQFNMESPSTSLVLDPPAFSEGPGFLGSEGSVSGPQDPHVLNHQNLTHCSRHGSGPNIILTGDSSPGFSKEIAAALAGVPGFEVSASGLELGLGLEDELRMEPLGLEGLTMLSDPCALLPDPAVEDSFRSDRLQ is encoded by the exons ATGGCGACGTCAGGGGCGAACGGGCCGGGTTCCGCCACAGCCTCGGCGTCCAATCCACGCAAGTTTAGTGAGAAGATCGCGCTGCAGAAGCAGCGTCAGGCCGAGGAGACGGCGGCCTTTGAGGAGGTGATGATGGACATCGGCTCCACTCGG TTACAGGCCCAAAAGCTGCGACTGGCTTATACAAGGAGTTCCCATTATGGTGGTTCTCTGCCCAATGTTAACCAGATTGGCTGTGGCCTGGCTGAGTTCCAG AGCCCCCTTCACTCACCTTTGGATTCATCTCGGAGCACTCGGCACCATGGATTGGTGGAACGGGTACAACGAGATCCCCGCAGAATGGTGTCCCCACTCCGCCGATACCCCCGCCAC ATTGACAGTTCTCCCTATAGCCCTGCCTACTTATCTCCTCCCCCTGAGTCTGGCTGGCGAAG GATGATGCCCTGGGGCAACCTCCCAGCTGAGAAGGGGCAGTTGTTTAGACTGCCATCTGCACTTAACAG GACAAGCTCCGACTCTGCTCTTCACACAAGTGTGATGAACCCTAACCCCCAAGACACTTATCCAGGCCCCACACCTCCCAGTGTCCTGCCCAGCCGGCGAGGAG GTTTTCTGGATGGCGAGATGGATGctaaag TCCCTGCTATTGAGGAGAACTTGGTAGATGACAAGCATTTGCTGAAACCTTGGGATGCTAAGAAG ctgtcctcatcttcctctcGACCTCGATCCTGTGAAGTCCCTGGAATCAA catctttccatctcctgaccAGCCTGCTAATGTGCCTGTCCTCCCACCTGCCATGAACACAGGGGGCTCCCTACCTGACCTCACCAACCTACACTTCCCCCCTCCACTGCCCACGCCCCTGGACCCTGAGGAGACAGTCTATCCCAGCCTGAGTGGGGGCAACAGTACCACCAATTTGACTCACACTATGACCCATTTGGGCATCAGTGGAGGTCTGGGCTTGGGCCCCAGCTATGATGTACCAG GACTTCACTCACCTCTTAGCCACCCATCCCTGCAGTCCTCCCTAAGCAATCCCAACCTCCAGGCTTCCCTAAGCAGtcctcagccccagctccagggctCCCATAGTCACCCAtcactgcctgcctcctccttggCCCACCATGCACTGCCCACCACCTCCCTGGGCCACCCGTCACTTAGTGccccagccctttcctcctcctcttcctcttcgtcCACTTCATCTCCTGTCCTGAGTGCCCCCCCTTACCCAGCTTCTACTCCTGGGGCCTCTCCCCGCCACCGTCGTGTGCCCCTCAGCCCCCTGAGCTTGCCTGCGGGCCCAGCCGACGCCAGAAGGTCCCAACAGCAGCTGCCCAAACAGTTTTCGCCAACAATGTCACCCACCTTGTCTTCCATCACTCAG GGCGTCCCCTTGGATACCAGTAAACTGCCTACTGACCAGCGATTGCCCCCATACCCATATAGCCCCCCAAGTCTAGTTATACccagccatccacccaccccaaAGTCTCTACAGCAGTTGCCCTCTCAGGCCTGCTTAGTACAGCCCTCAGGTGgacagcctccaggcaggcagccACATTATGGGACACTGTACCCACCTGGGTCCAGTGGACATGGGCAACAGCCTTACCACCGCCCAATAAATGACTTCAGCCTGGGGAAT CTGGAGCAATTCAACATGGAGAGCCCATCTACCAGCCTGGTGCTGGATCCCCCTGCCTTTTCTGAAGGTCCTGGATTTTTAGGGAGTGAGGGATCAGTGAGTGGCCCCCAGGACCCTCATGTCCTCAACCACCAGAACTTGACCCACTGTTCCCGCCATGGCTCAGGACCTAATATCATACTCACAG GAGACTCTTCCCCAGGTTTCTCTAAGGAGATTGCAGCAGCCCTGGCTGGAGTACCTGGCTTTGAGGTGTCAGCATCTGGGTTGGAGCTGGGACTGGGGCTGGAAGATGAGTTGCGCATGGAGCCACTGGGCCTGGAAGGACTAACCATGCTGAGTGACCCTTGTGCTCTGCTGCCTGACCCTGCTGTGGAAGACTCATTCCGTAGTGATCGGCTACAGTGA
- the Crtc2 gene encoding CREB-regulated transcription coactivator 2 isoform X1 — MATSGANGPGSATASASNPRKFSEKIALQKQRQAEETAAFEEVMMDIGSTRLQAQKLRLAYTRSSHYGGSLPNVNQIGCGLAEFQSPLHSPLDSSRSTRHHGLVERVQRDPRRMVSPLRRYPRHIDSSPYSPAYLSPPPESGWRRMMPWGNLPAEKGQLFRLPSALNRTSSDSALHTSVMNPNPQDTYPGPTPPSVLPSRRGGFLDGEMDAKAFPSPVFLFQVPAIEENLVDDKHLLKPWDAKKLSSSSSRPRSCEVPGINIFPSPDQPANVPVLPPAMNTGGSLPDLTNLHFPPPLPTPLDPEETVYPSLSGGNSTTNLTHTMTHLGISGGLGLGPSYDVPGLHSPLSHPSLQSSLSNPNLQASLSSPQPQLQGSHSHPSLPASSLAHHALPTTSLGHPSLSAPALSSSSSSSSTSSPVLSAPPYPASTPGASPRHRRVPLSPLSLPAGPADARRSQQQLPKQFSPTMSPTLSSITQGVPLDTSKLPTDQRLPPYPYSPPSLVIPSHPPTPKSLQQLPSQACLVQPSGGQPPGRQPHYGTLYPPGSSGHGQQPYHRPINDFSLGNLEQFNMESPSTSLVLDPPAFSEGPGFLGSEGSVSGPQDPHVLNHQNLTHCSRHGSGPNIILTGDSSPGFSKEIAAALAGVPGFEVSASGLELGLGLEDELRMEPLGLEGLTMLSDPCALLPDPAVEDSFRSDRLQ; from the exons ATGGCGACGTCAGGGGCGAACGGGCCGGGTTCCGCCACAGCCTCGGCGTCCAATCCACGCAAGTTTAGTGAGAAGATCGCGCTGCAGAAGCAGCGTCAGGCCGAGGAGACGGCGGCCTTTGAGGAGGTGATGATGGACATCGGCTCCACTCGG TTACAGGCCCAAAAGCTGCGACTGGCTTATACAAGGAGTTCCCATTATGGTGGTTCTCTGCCCAATGTTAACCAGATTGGCTGTGGCCTGGCTGAGTTCCAG AGCCCCCTTCACTCACCTTTGGATTCATCTCGGAGCACTCGGCACCATGGATTGGTGGAACGGGTACAACGAGATCCCCGCAGAATGGTGTCCCCACTCCGCCGATACCCCCGCCAC ATTGACAGTTCTCCCTATAGCCCTGCCTACTTATCTCCTCCCCCTGAGTCTGGCTGGCGAAG GATGATGCCCTGGGGCAACCTCCCAGCTGAGAAGGGGCAGTTGTTTAGACTGCCATCTGCACTTAACAG GACAAGCTCCGACTCTGCTCTTCACACAAGTGTGATGAACCCTAACCCCCAAGACACTTATCCAGGCCCCACACCTCCCAGTGTCCTGCCCAGCCGGCGAGGAG GTTTTCTGGATGGCGAGATGGATGctaaag CTTTCCCATCACCAGTCTTTCTCTTTCAAGTCCCTGCTATTGAGGAGAACTTGGTAGATGACAAGCATTTGCTGAAACCTTGGGATGCTAAGAAG ctgtcctcatcttcctctcGACCTCGATCCTGTGAAGTCCCTGGAATCAA catctttccatctcctgaccAGCCTGCTAATGTGCCTGTCCTCCCACCTGCCATGAACACAGGGGGCTCCCTACCTGACCTCACCAACCTACACTTCCCCCCTCCACTGCCCACGCCCCTGGACCCTGAGGAGACAGTCTATCCCAGCCTGAGTGGGGGCAACAGTACCACCAATTTGACTCACACTATGACCCATTTGGGCATCAGTGGAGGTCTGGGCTTGGGCCCCAGCTATGATGTACCAG GACTTCACTCACCTCTTAGCCACCCATCCCTGCAGTCCTCCCTAAGCAATCCCAACCTCCAGGCTTCCCTAAGCAGtcctcagccccagctccagggctCCCATAGTCACCCAtcactgcctgcctcctccttggCCCACCATGCACTGCCCACCACCTCCCTGGGCCACCCGTCACTTAGTGccccagccctttcctcctcctcttcctcttcgtcCACTTCATCTCCTGTCCTGAGTGCCCCCCCTTACCCAGCTTCTACTCCTGGGGCCTCTCCCCGCCACCGTCGTGTGCCCCTCAGCCCCCTGAGCTTGCCTGCGGGCCCAGCCGACGCCAGAAGGTCCCAACAGCAGCTGCCCAAACAGTTTTCGCCAACAATGTCACCCACCTTGTCTTCCATCACTCAG GGCGTCCCCTTGGATACCAGTAAACTGCCTACTGACCAGCGATTGCCCCCATACCCATATAGCCCCCCAAGTCTAGTTATACccagccatccacccaccccaaAGTCTCTACAGCAGTTGCCCTCTCAGGCCTGCTTAGTACAGCCCTCAGGTGgacagcctccaggcaggcagccACATTATGGGACACTGTACCCACCTGGGTCCAGTGGACATGGGCAACAGCCTTACCACCGCCCAATAAATGACTTCAGCCTGGGGAAT CTGGAGCAATTCAACATGGAGAGCCCATCTACCAGCCTGGTGCTGGATCCCCCTGCCTTTTCTGAAGGTCCTGGATTTTTAGGGAGTGAGGGATCAGTGAGTGGCCCCCAGGACCCTCATGTCCTCAACCACCAGAACTTGACCCACTGTTCCCGCCATGGCTCAGGACCTAATATCATACTCACAG GAGACTCTTCCCCAGGTTTCTCTAAGGAGATTGCAGCAGCCCTGGCTGGAGTACCTGGCTTTGAGGTGTCAGCATCTGGGTTGGAGCTGGGACTGGGGCTGGAAGATGAGTTGCGCATGGAGCCACTGGGCCTGGAAGGACTAACCATGCTGAGTGACCCTTGTGCTCTGCTGCCTGACCCTGCTGTGGAAGACTCATTCCGTAGTGATCGGCTACAGTGA
- the Crtc2 gene encoding CREB-regulated transcription coactivator 2 isoform X3 yields the protein MATSGANGPGSATASASNPRKFSEKIALQKQRQAEETAAFEEVMMDIGSTRLQAQKLRLAYTRSSHYGGSLPNVNQIGCGLAEFQSPLHSPLDSSRSTRHHGLVERVQRDPRRMVSPLRRYPRHIDSSPYSPAYLSPPPESGWRRTSSDSALHTSVMNPNPQDTYPGPTPPSVLPSRRGGFLDGEMDAKAFPSPVFLFQVPAIEENLVDDKHLLKPWDAKKLSSSSSRPRSCEVPGINIFPSPDQPANVPVLPPAMNTGGSLPDLTNLHFPPPLPTPLDPEETVYPSLSGGNSTTNLTHTMTHLGISGGLGLGPSYDVPGLHSPLSHPSLQSSLSNPNLQASLSSPQPQLQGSHSHPSLPASSLAHHALPTTSLGHPSLSAPALSSSSSSSSTSSPVLSAPPYPASTPGASPRHRRVPLSPLSLPAGPADARRSQQQLPKQFSPTMSPTLSSITQGVPLDTSKLPTDQRLPPYPYSPPSLVIPSHPPTPKSLQQLPSQACLVQPSGGQPPGRQPHYGTLYPPGSSGHGQQPYHRPINDFSLGNLEQFNMESPSTSLVLDPPAFSEGPGFLGSEGSVSGPQDPHVLNHQNLTHCSRHGSGPNIILTGDSSPGFSKEIAAALAGVPGFEVSASGLELGLGLEDELRMEPLGLEGLTMLSDPCALLPDPAVEDSFRSDRLQ from the exons ATGGCGACGTCAGGGGCGAACGGGCCGGGTTCCGCCACAGCCTCGGCGTCCAATCCACGCAAGTTTAGTGAGAAGATCGCGCTGCAGAAGCAGCGTCAGGCCGAGGAGACGGCGGCCTTTGAGGAGGTGATGATGGACATCGGCTCCACTCGG TTACAGGCCCAAAAGCTGCGACTGGCTTATACAAGGAGTTCCCATTATGGTGGTTCTCTGCCCAATGTTAACCAGATTGGCTGTGGCCTGGCTGAGTTCCAG AGCCCCCTTCACTCACCTTTGGATTCATCTCGGAGCACTCGGCACCATGGATTGGTGGAACGGGTACAACGAGATCCCCGCAGAATGGTGTCCCCACTCCGCCGATACCCCCGCCAC ATTGACAGTTCTCCCTATAGCCCTGCCTACTTATCTCCTCCCCCTGAGTCTGGCTGGCGAAG GACAAGCTCCGACTCTGCTCTTCACACAAGTGTGATGAACCCTAACCCCCAAGACACTTATCCAGGCCCCACACCTCCCAGTGTCCTGCCCAGCCGGCGAGGAG GTTTTCTGGATGGCGAGATGGATGctaaag CTTTCCCATCACCAGTCTTTCTCTTTCAAGTCCCTGCTATTGAGGAGAACTTGGTAGATGACAAGCATTTGCTGAAACCTTGGGATGCTAAGAAG ctgtcctcatcttcctctcGACCTCGATCCTGTGAAGTCCCTGGAATCAA catctttccatctcctgaccAGCCTGCTAATGTGCCTGTCCTCCCACCTGCCATGAACACAGGGGGCTCCCTACCTGACCTCACCAACCTACACTTCCCCCCTCCACTGCCCACGCCCCTGGACCCTGAGGAGACAGTCTATCCCAGCCTGAGTGGGGGCAACAGTACCACCAATTTGACTCACACTATGACCCATTTGGGCATCAGTGGAGGTCTGGGCTTGGGCCCCAGCTATGATGTACCAG GACTTCACTCACCTCTTAGCCACCCATCCCTGCAGTCCTCCCTAAGCAATCCCAACCTCCAGGCTTCCCTAAGCAGtcctcagccccagctccagggctCCCATAGTCACCCAtcactgcctgcctcctccttggCCCACCATGCACTGCCCACCACCTCCCTGGGCCACCCGTCACTTAGTGccccagccctttcctcctcctcttcctcttcgtcCACTTCATCTCCTGTCCTGAGTGCCCCCCCTTACCCAGCTTCTACTCCTGGGGCCTCTCCCCGCCACCGTCGTGTGCCCCTCAGCCCCCTGAGCTTGCCTGCGGGCCCAGCCGACGCCAGAAGGTCCCAACAGCAGCTGCCCAAACAGTTTTCGCCAACAATGTCACCCACCTTGTCTTCCATCACTCAG GGCGTCCCCTTGGATACCAGTAAACTGCCTACTGACCAGCGATTGCCCCCATACCCATATAGCCCCCCAAGTCTAGTTATACccagccatccacccaccccaaAGTCTCTACAGCAGTTGCCCTCTCAGGCCTGCTTAGTACAGCCCTCAGGTGgacagcctccaggcaggcagccACATTATGGGACACTGTACCCACCTGGGTCCAGTGGACATGGGCAACAGCCTTACCACCGCCCAATAAATGACTTCAGCCTGGGGAAT CTGGAGCAATTCAACATGGAGAGCCCATCTACCAGCCTGGTGCTGGATCCCCCTGCCTTTTCTGAAGGTCCTGGATTTTTAGGGAGTGAGGGATCAGTGAGTGGCCCCCAGGACCCTCATGTCCTCAACCACCAGAACTTGACCCACTGTTCCCGCCATGGCTCAGGACCTAATATCATACTCACAG GAGACTCTTCCCCAGGTTTCTCTAAGGAGATTGCAGCAGCCCTGGCTGGAGTACCTGGCTTTGAGGTGTCAGCATCTGGGTTGGAGCTGGGACTGGGGCTGGAAGATGAGTTGCGCATGGAGCCACTGGGCCTGGAAGGACTAACCATGCTGAGTGACCCTTGTGCTCTGCTGCCTGACCCTGCTGTGGAAGACTCATTCCGTAGTGATCGGCTACAGTGA
- the Crtc2 gene encoding CREB-regulated transcription coactivator 2 isoform X4, which produces MATSGANGPGSATASASNPRKFSEKIALQKQRQAEETAAFEEVMMDIGSTRLQAQKLRLAYTRSSHYGGSLPNVNQIGCGLAEFQSPLHSPLDSSRSTRHHGLVERVQRDPRRMVSPLRRYPRHIDSSPYSPAYLSPPPESGWRRMMPWGNLPAEKGQLFRLPSALNRTSSDSALHTSVMNPNPQDTYPGPTPPSVLPSRRGGFLDGEMDAKAFPSPVFLFQVPAIEENLVDDKHLLKPWDAKKLSSSSSRPRSCEVPGINIFPSPDQPANVPVLPPAMNTGGSLPDLTNLHFPPPLPTPLDPEETVYPSLSGGNSTTNLTHTMTHLGISGGLGLGPSYDVPGLHSPLSHPSLQSSLSNPNLQASLSSPQPQLQGSHSHPSLPASSLAHHALPTTSLGHPSLSAPALSSSSSSSSTSSPVLSAPPYPASTPGASPRHRRVPLSPLSLPAGPADARRSQQQLPKQFSPTMSPTLSSITQGVPLDTSKLPTDQRLPPYPYSPPSLVIPSHPPTPKSLQQLPSQACLVQPSGGQPPGRQPHYGTLYPPGSSGHGQQPYHRPINDFSLGNVT; this is translated from the exons ATGGCGACGTCAGGGGCGAACGGGCCGGGTTCCGCCACAGCCTCGGCGTCCAATCCACGCAAGTTTAGTGAGAAGATCGCGCTGCAGAAGCAGCGTCAGGCCGAGGAGACGGCGGCCTTTGAGGAGGTGATGATGGACATCGGCTCCACTCGG TTACAGGCCCAAAAGCTGCGACTGGCTTATACAAGGAGTTCCCATTATGGTGGTTCTCTGCCCAATGTTAACCAGATTGGCTGTGGCCTGGCTGAGTTCCAG AGCCCCCTTCACTCACCTTTGGATTCATCTCGGAGCACTCGGCACCATGGATTGGTGGAACGGGTACAACGAGATCCCCGCAGAATGGTGTCCCCACTCCGCCGATACCCCCGCCAC ATTGACAGTTCTCCCTATAGCCCTGCCTACTTATCTCCTCCCCCTGAGTCTGGCTGGCGAAG GATGATGCCCTGGGGCAACCTCCCAGCTGAGAAGGGGCAGTTGTTTAGACTGCCATCTGCACTTAACAG GACAAGCTCCGACTCTGCTCTTCACACAAGTGTGATGAACCCTAACCCCCAAGACACTTATCCAGGCCCCACACCTCCCAGTGTCCTGCCCAGCCGGCGAGGAG GTTTTCTGGATGGCGAGATGGATGctaaag CTTTCCCATCACCAGTCTTTCTCTTTCAAGTCCCTGCTATTGAGGAGAACTTGGTAGATGACAAGCATTTGCTGAAACCTTGGGATGCTAAGAAG ctgtcctcatcttcctctcGACCTCGATCCTGTGAAGTCCCTGGAATCAA catctttccatctcctgaccAGCCTGCTAATGTGCCTGTCCTCCCACCTGCCATGAACACAGGGGGCTCCCTACCTGACCTCACCAACCTACACTTCCCCCCTCCACTGCCCACGCCCCTGGACCCTGAGGAGACAGTCTATCCCAGCCTGAGTGGGGGCAACAGTACCACCAATTTGACTCACACTATGACCCATTTGGGCATCAGTGGAGGTCTGGGCTTGGGCCCCAGCTATGATGTACCAG GACTTCACTCACCTCTTAGCCACCCATCCCTGCAGTCCTCCCTAAGCAATCCCAACCTCCAGGCTTCCCTAAGCAGtcctcagccccagctccagggctCCCATAGTCACCCAtcactgcctgcctcctccttggCCCACCATGCACTGCCCACCACCTCCCTGGGCCACCCGTCACTTAGTGccccagccctttcctcctcctcttcctcttcgtcCACTTCATCTCCTGTCCTGAGTGCCCCCCCTTACCCAGCTTCTACTCCTGGGGCCTCTCCCCGCCACCGTCGTGTGCCCCTCAGCCCCCTGAGCTTGCCTGCGGGCCCAGCCGACGCCAGAAGGTCCCAACAGCAGCTGCCCAAACAGTTTTCGCCAACAATGTCACCCACCTTGTCTTCCATCACTCAG GGCGTCCCCTTGGATACCAGTAAACTGCCTACTGACCAGCGATTGCCCCCATACCCATATAGCCCCCCAAGTCTAGTTATACccagccatccacccaccccaaAGTCTCTACAGCAGTTGCCCTCTCAGGCCTGCTTAGTACAGCCCTCAGGTGgacagcctccaggcaggcagccACATTATGGGACACTGTACCCACCTGGGTCCAGTGGACATGGGCAACAGCCTTACCACCGCCCAATAAATGACTTCAGCCTGGGGAAT GTAACATAG